The nucleotide sequence AGGACGCTCATCCCCGCGCTCGCCGGCTGCCGCCGCGGCCCGAAGTGGGTCCGGCGTCGACGACATCCATTGACGCGGAGCAAGGCTCGGGCGCCGATGCCGGCTATGCTGCCCGGCCAAGCGGCCTGCGAGAACCGAACAAACATCACGGAGCGGAGCGCAGAAATGCGTGACTGTGCCCCGTTTACCTTGGTCTTGCCGCGATTGAGTGGCGGATTGTCATCAACCGGGCGGCGCGGCGCCGCCGAGTTAGAAGCTTCAGGGAGTGTCCGATGCGCGTGAGCGGAATCTGTCTCGCAATCCTGCCCGTCGTCGCCGTCCTTGCCGTGACCGCGACGGTCAAGACGCTCCTCCTGCCCGTCACCGCCGTGCGGCTGCTCGCCCGCGGTCGCGCCGCGCGGGCCTGACCGGCCCCGGACGCGTCCGGTCAAGACACTTCGGCCAAGACACCTCGCCCAGGACACGTCTGGCCACGATACGTCCGGCAAGCGGCTCTGGACACCTGCCCGCGCGGCAGCTTTTCCCTGTCCGCGCCTGTCTCGAAGGCTCACGCCCAGCGCCAGCCCTTGGGCTCGATGACGAGAATGCTGCCCTGGCGGATGCCGAGCCGCGGGGCGGCGTAGATGTCGAGATGGCCGAGGATGACCAGCAGCACCCGGGCGACGCCGCCATGGGCGACCATCACGGTCGGGCGGCGTAATTCGGTCACCACCTCCTCCACCCGCGCCTCGACCATGGCATAGCTCTCCGCGCCCTCCCCACGCGGCTGGTAGCCCCAGCGGTCGCGGTCGCGCGCGGCGGCGCCCGAGGGATCGCGGCGCCGGATCTCGGCCCAGGTCTGGCCCTCCCAGGCACCGAACCCGATCTCCTTCAGCCGTCCGTCGGCACGGTATCCGGCGGAGGGCAGGCCGATGCCGGTACGCAGGATCTCCATCGTCTTCCGGGCACGGGTGAGCGGGCTCGCCACGTAATCGGCCGTCGGCAGTTCGGCCCCGGCGATGCGGCGCAGGCGCTCGGCCGCCTCCGCCGCGTGGGCGAGCCCGCTGGCGTTGAGATCGGTGTCGCGGTGGCCCTGAAGCCGGCCTTCCGCGTTCCAGTCGGTCTGGCCGTGGCGCACGAACCAGATCGTCGGCACCCCGCTCATGCCGCCGCTCCGACGCGGCCGGCCCATCCCCGCGCGGACCCCGATGCGCCGGATCGGGAACGGCGTAGGCGGCGCATCTGTTGGGGCTCCAAGCTTTTCCCTTCCTGCGGGCCCGCATCGGTGGCCTCGCGAATGGCTCGTGAGCGGATAATCTTCGGTATGGCGCGCAAGAACGGCAAGGACGGTAGAGGCTCCTCCGGTGACAATGCGGCCGACAAGGCCGTGGAAACAAGGTCGCAGGCGGGCTGGCGCGACCACCCGCCCTCCTTCGCCGGCTGGGCCCGGGCCGCGATCGCGGGCAGCGGCACGGCGCCGAGCCTGTCGCCGCATCTCCACCCGGTGCTGCCGCCGGCCGCGCCCGGCATCGTCACGGTCGAGCCCGGCCGGAGCGTCGATCTCGCCGCGATCGATCCCAGCGCCACCGGCGGCCTCGACAAGGCCGAGGCCAAGGCCGCGCTGGAAACGCAGCGCGCACGGATCAAGCTCCTTCAGGAAAAGCTCTACGCCGAGCGCCGCCGCTCCCTGCTCGTGGTGTTCCAGGCGATCGACACCGGCGGCAAGGACGGCACCATCCGCCACGTGCTGGAGGGGGTGAACCCGCAAGGCTGCCGGGTCTGGTCGTTCAAGGTGCCGAACGCGGAGGAACTCGATCAGGACTTCCTCTGGCGCTACCACCTGCGCACGCCCGGCCGCGGCCTGATCGGCGTGTTCAACCGCAGCCATTACGAGGACGTGCTGGTGGTGCGGGTGAAGGGACTTGTGCCGGAGGAGACGTGGCGCGAGCGCTATGGGCTCATCAACGATTTCGAGCGGCTGCTGACGCTCTCAGGGACCGTGATCCTCAAGTTCTTCCTCCACATCTCCAAGGACGAGCAGAAGGAGCGCCTGGAAGCGCGCCTCGCCGACCCGGAGAAGCATTGGAAGTTCGACCCCGCCGACCTCGTGGAGCGCAAGAGCTGGGACGCCTACCAGACCGCCTTCAACGACGCGCTCGCCCGCTGCTCGACGCCCTACGCCCCCTGGCACGTGGTGCCGGCCAACCGCAAATGGGCCCGCAACGTCATGGTCGCCCAGACCATCGCCGACACGCTGGAGGCGATGGATCCGCGCTTTCCCGAGCCGCGCGCGGGGTTGGAGGGCATCAAGGTACCGGATTGAATTCGAGCGTCCTCACGGGAACGCCTTCCAGAATCGTTCTGGAGGCCGTTTAGATCGACGCCCACCCAGGCTTGAGGGAAGCGCCGATGCCGACGGTTCGCGAGATCGAGGCGGCCGGCTACCGCTCGCTGAGGAGTATCCGCTTTCCGGTCGGACCGCTCACGGTCTTCGTCGGCGGCAACGGCACCGGCAAGACCAACCTCTACCGCGTGCTCTCCCTGCTCCAGGCGGCCGCCGCCGGCACGCTGACGCGGGCGCTTGCGGCCGAGGGGGGCATGGAATCCGTGCTCTGGGCCGGCGCCCGCCGCAGGGGCGAACCGGTACGGGTGCGGCTGTCCGCCGAGCTGTCCGACGATGCGACCGGCCACACCTTCACCTACGCGGTCGAGGTCGGCCTCGTGCCGCAGGTGGGCGGCGCGACCTACGGGGCGGCCTTCGCCCTGGAACCGCAGGTGAAGACCGAGCGGCTCGTCGTGCAGGCCGGGACGCGGCCGGTCACGGTGCTCGACCGCGACGGGCCGGCTGGCTTCGTGCGCGACGAGGAGGGCCGCAAGCGCCCGTTCGGCACCGATCTGCTGCCGACCGAGACGGCGCTCGCCGCGTTGCAGGACGCGGTGCGCTTTCCTGAATTGCAGATCGTGCGGCAGGCGCTCGGCGCGTGGCGCTTCTACCACGACGTGCGCACCGATGCCGCCTCGCCGCTGCGCCGCCCCTGCCTCGCGGTGACGACGCCGATGCTGGCCTCCGACGGTGCCGACCTCGCTGCCGTCTTCGCGACGCTAGCCCATATCCGTGGCGACACGGGCGACCTCGACGCGGCTTTCGCCGACGCCTTTCCCGGCGCCCGCCTCGTAGTCCCGCCACCGGATCGCGAGGCGCGCTTCGGCGTGATCTTCTCCGAATATCCGAAGCGGATCTTCGATCCGTCCGAACTCTCCGACGGGACGCTGCGCTACCTCGCGCTCGCGGGCGCGCTGCTCGCCTACCGGCTGCCGCCCTTCCTCGCGCTCAACGAGCCCGAGGTCAGCCTGCATCCCGACCTGATGGAGCCGCTGGCGCGGATGATCGTGGACGCCTCGAAGCGCAGCCAGGTCTGGCTCGTGACCCATTCCGAGCGGCTCGCCGCGGCGGTCGCCGAGACCGGTGGCGTGAGCCCCCGCCTCGTGCTCAAGCGTGAGGGGGCGACGGCGATCGACGGCCTGCGGCGCTCTGGCGGGTTTTCCGACGAGGATTTGTGAGCGATGCGGATCGTGATCGGGGCCGTTCTGACCGGGCGCGTCGCGCCGCTCGGGGATGGGAGTGCGACGAGCGCCATCGCCAAGACCTCCGTGGAAGGACCCGTCGCGGTGGGGCCGCTCGGTCTCTCAGGCGACGCGCAGGCCGACCGCCGCTTCCATGGCGGCCCGGAAAAGGCCGTTCACCACTACGCCCTCGACCACGCCGCCGCCTGGCGAGCGGAGCTGCCGGGCCTGCCCGACCTGCTGGAGCGGCCCGGTGCCTTCGGTGAAAATATTTCGACCCATAGCCTCACCGAGCATGATGTCTGCGTCGGCGACTTGTGGCGCGCGGGCAGCGCCCTGCTCCAAGTCTCTCAGGCGCGCCAGCCCTGCTTCAAGCTGAACCTGCGCTTTGGCGTGTCGGACATGGCGCGCAGGGTGCAGGCGAGCGGGCGCACCGGCTGGTACTATCGCGTGATCGAGGAAGGGTTCGTGGCGGCCGGCGATGCGCTGGACCTGGTCGAGCGCCCGCACCCGGATTGGCCGCTGTCGCGGCTCCTGCACCACTTCTACGTCGATCGCCTCGATGCGGCGGCCCTGCGGGAGATCGCCGGCCTCGCGGCGCTCACCGAATCCTGGCGTTCGCTCGCCGCCCGCAGGCTCGCGAGCGGCGCGGTGGAGGATTGGCGCCGCAGGCTCGGGGAAGAGGGCTGAGCCTCAGTCCCGCTCGCGGGTGATGTCCGGCGCGTCGGGGTTCTTCATGCCGACGACGTGGTAGCCGGCATCGACGTGGAGGATCTCGCCGGTCATGCCGCGGGACATGTCGGAGAACAGGTAGGCCGCCGTCTCGCCGACCTCCTCGATGGTCACGGTCCGGCGCATCGGCGCGTTGTACTCGTTCCACTTGAGGATGTAGCGGAAGTCGCCGATGCCCGACGCCGCCAGCGTCTTGATCGGCCCGGCCGAGATCGCGTTGACGCGGATCTGCTTCGGGCCGAGATCCGCGGCGAGGTAGCGTACGGAGGCCTCCAGCGCGGCCTTGGCGACGCCCATCACGTTGTAGTGAGGCATCCACTTCTCGGCGCCGTAATAGGTCAGGGTCAGCATCGAGCCGCCCTCGCGCATGATCTTCTCCGCCCGCTGCGCCACCGCGGTGAACGAGTAGCAGGAGATCAGCAGCGACTTGGTGAAGTTCGCCTCCGAGGTCTCGAGGTAGCGCCCCGTTAGCTCGTCCTTGTCGGAGAAGGCGATGCAGTGGACGACGAAATCGATCCCTTCCGGGAACACCTCGGCGGTCGCCGCGAAGGCGGAGTCGATCGAGGCCGGGTCGGTGACGTCGCAATGGCCGACCACGTGTGCGTTCAGTTCGCGCGCTAGCGGCTCGACGCGCTTCTTCAGCGCCTCGCCCTGGTAGGTGAAGGCCAGTTCCGCCCCGTGCGCGGCGGCGCTTCGGGCGATGCCCCAGGCGATCGAGCGGTTGTTGGCCACTCCCAGCACCAGCCCGCGCTTGCCCGCGAGCAGCCCGCCCGGCTTCTGTTCCGACATGCGTCACCTTCGCTTCGGCCGCGCGGGCGTCTCTCACGGGACGGCCCTGCGCCGGGGGCTTCCTTAGCGGAGGGTGGCCGGAGGGGGAAGCCTGAAGGCGCTCGCGATCGCCTCGGGGCGATCAGGGTTTTCTTGTTTCGGCCTCCGGCGCCGGCGGCGACCTCTGCGGGCATCCTCGGCGCCTTGGGCTTTCGCTCCGCTCGACGCCTCGGCAAAAAGCCGAGGCCGCTCCGCAGGCGCTCTTCGAGCCTGCCATACGGCACACTGGCTCTCACGCGGCTTCTCGGCTCTCACCCGTTCGGCGAGCCGCGAGGCTTGCCCGAGCTGTTACGCCGTCCCGGCCTTCGCCTCGCGGCGGCGGCGGGCATAGTCAGTGAGTGCCGCGTCGTCGCCGGCCGGCAGGGCGATGGCGGTTGTGGCGAAGAGGTCGCCGCGGCTGCCGTCCTTCTTCGGCAGGCCCTTGCCGCGCAGGCGGAAGGTGCGGCCGGAACTCGTCATCGCCGGCACCTTCATCTCGACCGCGCCGGTCAGTGTCGGCACCCGCAGGGAGCCACCGAGCACCGCGTCCTCCAGCGGCAGATCGACGGTGGCGCGCAGATCCGCGCCCTCCACCTTGAACACCGGATGGGGCAGGACGCGGATGGTCAGCAGCGCGTCGCCCGGCTCGCCGCGGGGGCCGCCCGCGCCGCCCAGGCCGCGCAGGCGGATGGTCTGGCCGTCAACGACGCCCTTGGGGATCATCACGTCGACGTCGCGCCCGCCGGGCAGGCCGATGCGCATCTTCTCCTCGCCCGCGATCTGTTCGAGCGTGACGCTGAGTTCGGCCGCGACATCCTCCCCGCGGGTCGGCCCGCCGCGGGAGAACCCGCCGGCCCCCGCACCGCCGGCGCGGAAGGCCTCGCCGAAGATGTGGCTGATGAAGTCCTCGCCGACCCCGCCGGGCCCGGCCCCGGCGCCACCGCCGCGCCTCTGCGTGAAGCCCTCGAAGTCGAAGCCGCCGCGCCCGCCGCCGAAGCCGGAAAAGCCCTCGAAGCCGGTCGCCCGCGGCTTGCCCTCGGCGTCGATCTCGCCGCGGTCGAACTGCGCGCGCTTCTCCTTGTCGCCGAGGATCTCGTAGGCCGTGTTCGCCTCCGCGAAGCGCTCGGCGGCCTTCGGATCCTTGTTGCTGTCGGGGTGGTACGCCTTGGCGAGCTTGCGGAAGGCCTTCTTGATCTCGGCCTCACCCGCGCCCTTGGGCACACC is from Methylorubrum sp. B1-46 and encodes:
- a CDS encoding histidine phosphatase family protein, whose protein sequence is MSGVPTIWFVRHGQTDWNAEGRLQGHRDTDLNASGLAHAAEAAERLRRIAGAELPTADYVASPLTRARKTMEILRTGIGLPSAGYRADGRLKEIGFGAWEGQTWAEIRRRDPSGAAARDRDRWGYQPRGEGAESYAMVEARVEEVVTELRRPTVMVAHGGVARVLLVILGHLDIYAAPRLGIRQGSILVIEPKGWRWA
- a CDS encoding polyphosphate kinase 2 family protein — encoded protein: MARKNGKDGRGSSGDNAADKAVETRSQAGWRDHPPSFAGWARAAIAGSGTAPSLSPHLHPVLPPAAPGIVTVEPGRSVDLAAIDPSATGGLDKAEAKAALETQRARIKLLQEKLYAERRRSLLVVFQAIDTGGKDGTIRHVLEGVNPQGCRVWSFKVPNAEELDQDFLWRYHLRTPGRGLIGVFNRSHYEDVLVVRVKGLVPEETWRERYGLINDFERLLTLSGTVILKFFLHISKDEQKERLEARLADPEKHWKFDPADLVERKSWDAYQTAFNDALARCSTPYAPWHVVPANRKWARNVMVAQTIADTLEAMDPRFPEPRAGLEGIKVPD
- a CDS encoding AAA family ATPase, which codes for MPTVREIEAAGYRSLRSIRFPVGPLTVFVGGNGTGKTNLYRVLSLLQAAAAGTLTRALAAEGGMESVLWAGARRRGEPVRVRLSAELSDDATGHTFTYAVEVGLVPQVGGATYGAAFALEPQVKTERLVVQAGTRPVTVLDRDGPAGFVRDEEGRKRPFGTDLLPTETALAALQDAVRFPELQIVRQALGAWRFYHDVRTDAASPLRRPCLAVTTPMLASDGADLAAVFATLAHIRGDTGDLDAAFADAFPGARLVVPPPDREARFGVIFSEYPKRIFDPSELSDGTLRYLALAGALLAYRLPPFLALNEPEVSLHPDLMEPLARMIVDASKRSQVWLVTHSERLAAAVAETGGVSPRLVLKREGATAIDGLRRSGGFSDEDL
- a CDS encoding MOSC domain-containing protein, whose translation is MRIVIGAVLTGRVAPLGDGSATSAIAKTSVEGPVAVGPLGLSGDAQADRRFHGGPEKAVHHYALDHAAAWRAELPGLPDLLERPGAFGENISTHSLTEHDVCVGDLWRAGSALLQVSQARQPCFKLNLRFGVSDMARRVQASGRTGWYYRVIEEGFVAAGDALDLVERPHPDWPLSRLLHHFYVDRLDAAALREIAGLAALTESWRSLAARRLASGAVEDWRRRLGEEG
- the fabI gene encoding enoyl-ACP reductase FabI; the protein is MSEQKPGGLLAGKRGLVLGVANNRSIAWGIARSAAAHGAELAFTYQGEALKKRVEPLARELNAHVVGHCDVTDPASIDSAFAATAEVFPEGIDFVVHCIAFSDKDELTGRYLETSEANFTKSLLISCYSFTAVAQRAEKIMREGGSMLTLTYYGAEKWMPHYNVMGVAKAALEASVRYLAADLGPKQIRVNAISAGPIKTLAASGIGDFRYILKWNEYNAPMRRTVTIEEVGETAAYLFSDMSRGMTGEILHVDAGYHVVGMKNPDAPDITRERD
- a CDS encoding DnaJ C-terminal domain-containing protein produces the protein MRNPYDVLGVPKGAGEAEIKKAFRKLAKAYHPDSNKDPKAAERFAEANTAYEILGDKEKRAQFDRGEIDAEGKPRATGFEGFSGFGGGRGGFDFEGFTQRRGGGAGAGPGGVGEDFISHIFGEAFRAGGAGAGGFSRGGPTRGEDVAAELSVTLEQIAGEEKMRIGLPGGRDVDVMIPKGVVDGQTIRLRGLGGAGGPRGEPGDALLTIRVLPHPVFKVEGADLRATVDLPLEDAVLGGSLRVPTLTGAVEMKVPAMTSSGRTFRLRGKGLPKKDGSRGDLFATTAIALPAGDDAALTDYARRRREAKAGTA